In Bacillus sp. FJAT-45037, the following are encoded in one genomic region:
- the tig gene encoding trigger factor — MTTKWEKLEGNEGVLTIDVEAEKVDAALDAAFKKVVKKVNVPGFRKGKVPRSLFEKQYGVESLYQEALDILLPEAYAAAIQETKIEPVDRPEIDVETMEKGSNLVFTAKVIVKPEVTLGEYKGLEVQEQDTTVTDEDVEAELTQLQNRQAELVVVEDGAIDNGDTAVMDFEGFVDGEAFEGGQAENYSLEIGSNQFIPGFEEQLIGLKSGDEKDVEVNFPEEYHAEDLAGKAATFKVKIHEIKRKELPALDDEFAKDANENVETLDELKKEIKEKLQKDKEQAADTEIRDTLVEKAAENATVDIPEAMVSTETDRMLQEFEQRLQMQGMNLEMYFQFSGQDETAMREQFKTDAEKRVRINLTLEAIAATENVEISDADVDAELEKMAEMYQRSVEELKTIFAAQGGIEGLKGDLKIQKAVELLVEESKKA; from the coding sequence ATGACTACAAAATGGGAAAAGTTAGAAGGAAACGAAGGCGTTTTAACAATTGATGTTGAAGCCGAGAAAGTGGATGCTGCACTTGATGCTGCATTCAAAAAAGTAGTTAAGAAAGTCAATGTACCAGGTTTCCGTAAAGGGAAAGTACCTCGTTCATTATTTGAAAAGCAATACGGTGTTGAGTCTCTTTATCAAGAAGCTCTAGATATTCTTTTACCAGAAGCGTATGCTGCGGCAATTCAAGAAACAAAGATTGAGCCAGTAGACCGTCCTGAAATTGATGTCGAAACAATGGAAAAAGGCAGCAACCTTGTTTTCACTGCGAAAGTGATCGTAAAACCTGAAGTAACTCTTGGTGAGTACAAAGGTCTAGAGGTACAAGAACAAGACACAACAGTAACAGATGAAGATGTTGAAGCGGAACTTACTCAACTTCAAAATCGTCAAGCTGAACTAGTTGTTGTTGAAGATGGCGCAATTGACAATGGCGATACGGCTGTTATGGATTTCGAAGGATTTGTTGATGGTGAAGCATTTGAAGGCGGACAAGCTGAAAACTACTCACTTGAAATTGGTTCTAACCAGTTCATCCCAGGATTTGAAGAGCAATTAATCGGCCTTAAATCTGGAGATGAGAAAGACGTAGAAGTAAACTTCCCAGAAGAATATCATGCTGAAGATTTAGCTGGAAAAGCGGCTACTTTCAAAGTGAAAATTCATGAAATTAAGCGCAAAGAGCTTCCTGCACTTGATGATGAGTTCGCTAAAGATGCAAACGAGAATGTTGAAACGCTTGATGAGTTAAAGAAAGAAATTAAAGAAAAACTTCAAAAAGACAAAGAGCAAGCGGCTGATACTGAAATTCGTGACACTTTAGTTGAGAAGGCTGCTGAGAATGCAACAGTTGATATTCCTGAAGCGATGGTTTCAACAGAAACAGATCGTATGCTTCAAGAATTCGAGCAACGCTTACAAATGCAAGGAATGAACCTTGAAATGTACTTCCAATTCTCTGGTCAAGACGAAACAGCGATGCGTGAGCAATTCAAGACAGATGCAGAAAAGCGTGTACGTATTAACTTAACACTAGAAGCGATTGCGGCTACAGAAAACGTTGAAATTTCTGACGCTGATGTAGATGCAGAGCTTGAGAAGATGGCTGAAATGTACCAACGTTCTGTTGAAGAACTTAAGACAATTTTTGCTGCTCAAGGTGG
- a CDS encoding tetratricopeptide repeat protein, with the protein MDGKKGTKKDTNVIPYPGLVKRLIEKGMDALKAKDATSAYNHFLTAEQYEPDHPQVRFGKVLSLIELGQLKEAVIHTSALLNEGIGDYYDNLQVHISLLVQLGEYQEVVDILEAVLSENNLPAQSAESFYQLLHFSRQMIDDSALLATIEESVEESEHETKSPLIEVENQLKQGTIKEQWQALSYLKERELDDTIAPLINYIEGETNDWLLRSYALEILHSKQCEDLVHITKASQTTTIIPKELLEITEQPFSIQLKEELSQQLAHVDPLLAQMAEQIGYLHLFAWYPFIPEPDSVTLWAAVYHYLASERIGGEGHLDEVADLYQCDEELVKEKVTEVTLLEEKVFEAYTQFSN; encoded by the coding sequence ATGGACGGCAAAAAAGGCACGAAAAAGGATACGAATGTTATCCCATACCCTGGACTTGTTAAAAGGCTGATTGAAAAAGGGATGGATGCTCTAAAGGCAAAGGATGCAACAAGTGCCTACAACCATTTCCTCACAGCTGAACAATATGAGCCCGATCATCCGCAAGTAAGATTTGGAAAAGTATTAAGTCTTATAGAACTTGGTCAATTAAAGGAAGCTGTCATACATACAAGTGCTTTATTAAATGAAGGAATAGGCGACTACTACGATAATTTGCAAGTACATATCTCGTTACTAGTTCAGTTAGGAGAATACCAAGAAGTCGTTGATATCCTTGAAGCGGTGTTAAGTGAAAATAATTTACCTGCCCAATCAGCAGAATCCTTTTATCAACTGCTTCATTTTAGCAGGCAGATGATTGATGACTCAGCGTTACTTGCTACGATTGAAGAATCTGTTGAAGAGTCAGAGCATGAAACGAAGTCTCCATTAATAGAGGTGGAAAACCAATTAAAACAAGGGACAATTAAAGAACAATGGCAAGCTTTATCCTATTTAAAAGAACGTGAGCTAGATGATACCATCGCCCCTTTGATCAACTACATAGAAGGCGAGACAAACGATTGGTTACTTAGAAGTTATGCCTTAGAGATTCTACATAGTAAGCAGTGCGAAGATTTAGTCCATATTACGAAAGCAAGTCAGACGACAACGATTATTCCTAAAGAACTACTCGAAATCACTGAGCAGCCATTCTCCATTCAATTAAAAGAAGAACTTTCACAACAACTAGCGCATGTTGATCCGCTCTTAGCTCAAATGGCTGAACAAATCGGATATCTTCATTTATTCGCTTGGTATCCATTTATCCCAGAACCTGACTCAGTGACATTATGGGCAGCTGTATATCACTATTTAGCTAGTGAGCGCATAGGGGGAGAAGGCCACCTAGATGAAGTTGCCGATCTGTATCAGTGTGATGAGGAATTAGTGAAAGAAAAAGTAACAGAAGTGACTTTACTAGAAGAAAAAGTATTTGAGGCGTATACTCAGTTTTCAAATTGA
- the leuD gene encoding 3-isopropylmalate dehydratase small subunit, protein MDAIQVHKGTVAAINRVNVDTDQIIPKQFLKRVERTGFGQFLFYDWRFQSDGSENEQFELNQPHTKGASILVAGHNFGCGSSREHAPWALHDYGFRVIIAPSFADIFYNNCLKNGMLPIRLDEAYVYRLFQQSENEVVQLTVDLEKQVIATNQFKTSFSIDPYWKQMLLNGWDEINLTLQYEEKIKEYEEKKSFQVQGL, encoded by the coding sequence ATGGATGCGATTCAAGTTCATAAAGGGACGGTAGCTGCGATAAACCGTGTTAATGTTGATACAGATCAAATTATTCCGAAACAATTCTTAAAGCGTGTAGAGCGAACAGGATTTGGCCAGTTTCTATTTTATGATTGGCGTTTTCAAAGTGACGGATCAGAAAATGAACAATTTGAATTGAATCAACCGCACACCAAGGGTGCTTCCATCTTAGTAGCAGGACATAATTTTGGCTGTGGGTCCTCACGGGAACATGCACCGTGGGCGTTGCATGATTACGGATTCCGTGTCATTATTGCACCCAGCTTCGCGGATATCTTCTATAACAATTGTTTGAAAAATGGGATGTTACCGATTCGATTAGATGAAGCGTATGTATATCGTCTTTTTCAACAAAGTGAAAACGAGGTCGTACAGTTGACCGTTGACTTAGAAAAGCAAGTAATTGCAACGAATCAGTTTAAAACGTCATTTTCCATTGATCCTTATTGGAAACAAATGCTTCTAAATGGATGGGATGAGATCAATTTGACCCTACAATACGAAGAAAAAATTAAAGAGTATGAAGAAAAAAAATCTTTTCAAGTGCAAGGGTTATAA
- the leuC gene encoding 3-isopropylmalate dehydratase large subunit, with product MSPKTIIEKILDQHEIMQEEGKPSLLYIDLHMVHEVTSPQAFEGLRLNGRKVRRPDLTFATMDHNVPTVDRYNITDQIARTQIQTLQNNCDEFGIDVVDLEHPENGIVHVIGPELGLTQPGKTIVCGDSHTSTHGAFGALAFGIGTSEVEHVLATQSLWQSRPKTLEVKITGTLDQTVSAKDVILAIIAKFGVDIGTGSVIEFTGEAIRGMTMEERMTICNMSIEAGAKAGLISPDQVTFDYLKGRQYVPSGDAFTELTNVWRELATDEGATYDRTLTIDASDIEPMVTWGTNPSQGIGISKVVPSPEDANTEAERRGIEQALEYMDLQPGTPINEVKIQHVFIGSCTNSRLSDLRAAASIIKGRKVAEGVRALVVPGSQKVKKKAEEEGLDQLFIEAGFEWRDSGCSMCLSMNPDVVPPGERCASTSNRNFEGRQGKGSRTHLVSPQMAALTATFGHFVDVRAFQEKKITT from the coding sequence ATGAGTCCAAAAACGATTATCGAGAAGATTCTGGACCAGCACGAGATTATGCAAGAAGAGGGGAAACCAAGCCTACTGTATATCGATTTGCATATGGTGCACGAAGTGACCTCTCCACAGGCGTTCGAGGGCCTACGTCTAAACGGACGTAAAGTGAGAAGACCAGATTTAACATTTGCCACGATGGATCATAACGTTCCTACGGTTGACCGTTATAATATTACGGATCAAATTGCGCGAACACAAATTCAAACATTGCAAAATAACTGTGATGAGTTTGGTATTGATGTAGTAGATCTCGAACATCCAGAAAACGGGATTGTGCACGTTATTGGTCCAGAACTAGGGTTAACTCAACCAGGAAAAACGATAGTTTGTGGGGATAGTCATACATCGACACATGGTGCGTTTGGTGCGTTGGCATTCGGAATTGGAACGAGTGAGGTTGAGCATGTGTTAGCGACTCAGTCCCTTTGGCAATCGCGACCTAAAACGCTAGAAGTCAAAATCACCGGCACGCTTGATCAAACTGTGTCAGCGAAAGATGTGATTCTTGCTATCATTGCAAAATTTGGTGTCGACATTGGCACAGGGTCTGTCATTGAATTTACAGGAGAAGCGATTCGAGGCATGACGATGGAAGAAAGAATGACTATTTGTAATATGTCAATAGAAGCAGGAGCGAAAGCTGGCTTAATCAGTCCGGATCAAGTGACATTTGATTACTTAAAAGGTCGACAATATGTACCGAGCGGAGATGCATTTACTGAATTAACAAACGTATGGCGTGAACTAGCGACAGATGAAGGAGCGACCTATGACCGGACGTTGACGATCGACGCTTCTGATATAGAGCCTATGGTGACATGGGGGACGAACCCGTCACAAGGGATTGGCATCTCAAAAGTTGTCCCATCACCAGAGGATGCAAACACTGAAGCGGAAAGACGGGGAATTGAACAAGCTCTAGAATACATGGATTTACAACCAGGGACACCAATCAACGAGGTGAAAATTCAGCATGTGTTCATTGGCTCCTGTACAAATTCGAGGTTAAGTGATTTGAGAGCGGCAGCTTCTATCATTAAAGGAAGAAAAGTAGCAGAGGGTGTGCGTGCGTTAGTTGTCCCAGGTTCTCAAAAAGTGAAGAAGAAAGCAGAAGAAGAAGGATTGGATCAATTGTTTATCGAGGCAGGATTTGAGTGGCGAGATTCGGGTTGTAGCATGTGCTTAAGTATGAATCCTGATGTTGTCCCACCAGGAGAACGTTGTGCTTCTACTTCCAATCGGAATTTTGAAGGCAGACAAGGAAAAGGTTCACGCACTCATCTAGTCAGTCCGCAAATGGCAGCATTAACCGCTACATTTGGACATTTTGTCGATGTGAGGGCATTCCAAGAGAAAAAAATAACAACGTAA
- the leuB gene encoding 3-isopropylmalate dehydrogenase has protein sequence MDKTIAVLPGDGIGPEVVESAIKVLDHLAELFDHHFSYRYFDLGGVAIDRWHTPLPTKTLEGCRSSDAILLGAVGGPKWDQLSADMRPEVGLLQLRKELQLYANLRPVSVYESLLDASPLKAERINGVDFVIVRELTGGIYFGEPRERRFENDLEIAVDTLTYSRLEIERLVRKGFELAEVRRQKVTSVDKANVLESSRLWREVVDEVAKDYPTVSYEHMLVDNAAMQLIRQPTYFDVIVTENMFGDILSDEASMLTGSLGMLPSSSISTIGPSLYEPIHGSAPDIAGTGKANPLATIASVAMMLKYEFGLQEEAAILDQAIQTILERGIRTADLQKAGEVASTTNEVTDFIIQELSHICVK, from the coding sequence TTGGATAAAACAATTGCTGTCCTTCCTGGTGATGGGATTGGACCTGAAGTCGTTGAGTCAGCAATTAAAGTATTAGACCATCTTGCTGAGCTTTTTGATCATCACTTTTCATATCGATACTTTGATCTCGGTGGGGTAGCTATTGATCGGTGGCACACACCGTTACCAACGAAAACACTCGAAGGATGTAGGAGTAGCGATGCGATACTATTAGGAGCCGTTGGTGGTCCGAAATGGGATCAACTATCTGCTGATATGCGACCTGAAGTAGGATTATTACAATTGCGCAAAGAGCTACAACTCTATGCGAATTTGAGACCCGTCTCTGTTTATGAAAGTTTACTTGATGCTTCCCCATTAAAAGCTGAGCGAATTAACGGCGTTGACTTTGTTATCGTTCGTGAATTAACAGGCGGTATTTATTTTGGAGAGCCTCGTGAACGTCGCTTTGAAAACGATCTAGAGATCGCTGTTGATACGTTGACTTATTCGAGGTTAGAAATTGAACGCTTAGTGCGGAAAGGTTTTGAATTAGCAGAAGTCAGACGTCAAAAAGTCACCTCGGTAGATAAAGCGAACGTGCTAGAATCGAGTCGTCTATGGCGAGAAGTAGTAGATGAAGTAGCAAAAGACTATCCTACGGTTTCTTATGAACACATGCTAGTCGATAACGCAGCTATGCAACTTATTCGACAACCAACGTATTTTGATGTCATTGTCACTGAAAATATGTTTGGAGACATTCTAAGTGATGAAGCATCGATGTTGACAGGTTCACTTGGAATGCTTCCTTCATCTAGTATTTCAACGATCGGCCCTAGCTTGTATGAGCCAATTCATGGATCGGCACCAGATATTGCAGGTACGGGTAAAGCGAACCCACTTGCGACCATTGCGTCAGTTGCAATGATGTTGAAATATGAATTCGGTTTACAAGAAGAGGCGGCAATCCTTGATCAAGCGATTCAAACAATTCTAGAACGTGGCATTCGTACGGCGGATCTGCAAAAAGCTGGCGAAGTAGCAAGTACGACAAATGAAGTGACAGATTTCATTATTCAAGAGTTGTCTCATATATGTGTGAAGTGA
- a CDS encoding 2-isopropylmalate synthase, translating to MRKINVFDTTLRDGEQSAGVNLNFEEKLEIAKQLERLGVDVIEAGFPASSQGDFQSVQAIAQIVKGSSVTGLARSVQKDIDAAWEALKESAEPRIHVFLATSPIHMTYKLRMTPDEVIRTAVDSVKYAKTKFPNVQWSAEDASRSELPFLAKIIESVIEAGATVINLPDTVGYTTPQEIGHIFRYLTENVPNIDRAILSTHNHDDLGMAVSNSLAAIQNGAGQVECTINGIGERAGNASLEEIAVALNIRKDHYQAETGLTLKEIKRTSSLVSKLTGMVVPSNKAVVGANAFAHESGIHQDGVLKNKETYEIITPELVGVSSNRMVLGKHSGRHAFKEKIVELGFNGTEDQLQSIFKAFKDLADKKKDITEDDLFALMTEATLGEAVAHYELEALQVNYGTNNIPTATITLNVPSVGTIQEAATGSGSVEAIYNTLERMIDGPVVLEDYRIQSINGGRDALAEVYVKIQYDGVESTGRGTAHDVLEASAKAYIHAINRTISRRAFNEEQKKQVNA from the coding sequence GTGCGAAAAATTAACGTCTTCGATACCACGCTTCGTGATGGTGAACAATCGGCTGGCGTCAATTTAAACTTTGAAGAAAAACTAGAAATTGCAAAACAACTTGAAAGACTCGGGGTAGATGTGATTGAAGCTGGATTCCCAGCTTCTTCACAAGGTGACTTCCAGTCCGTTCAAGCGATAGCACAAATCGTTAAAGGGAGTTCGGTGACAGGACTTGCAAGATCCGTTCAAAAGGATATCGACGCTGCGTGGGAAGCGTTGAAAGAAAGTGCAGAGCCAAGAATTCACGTCTTTCTTGCTACATCACCCATTCATATGACGTACAAACTCCGAATGACCCCTGATGAGGTCATTCGCACAGCTGTCGATTCAGTAAAATACGCCAAAACGAAGTTTCCCAATGTTCAATGGTCTGCAGAGGATGCAAGTCGATCAGAGCTTCCATTCCTCGCAAAAATTATTGAATCAGTCATTGAGGCAGGAGCTACGGTTATTAATTTACCTGATACGGTTGGATATACAACCCCTCAAGAAATTGGACATATTTTCCGCTATTTAACGGAGAATGTGCCAAACATTGATCGAGCCATTTTATCGACCCATAATCACGACGATCTAGGGATGGCGGTCTCTAATTCTCTAGCGGCGATACAAAATGGAGCAGGGCAAGTGGAGTGTACGATCAATGGGATCGGTGAACGTGCCGGGAATGCCTCTCTTGAAGAGATTGCGGTTGCTCTAAATATTCGCAAAGACCATTATCAAGCGGAGACAGGTTTGACCTTAAAGGAAATTAAGCGTACTAGTTCGCTTGTCAGTAAGTTAACAGGGATGGTCGTACCGAGTAACAAAGCTGTGGTAGGTGCCAATGCATTTGCCCATGAATCGGGTATTCATCAAGATGGTGTCCTGAAAAATAAAGAAACCTATGAAATTATTACACCTGAGCTTGTTGGGGTATCATCAAACCGCATGGTACTTGGTAAACATTCAGGACGTCATGCATTTAAAGAGAAAATTGTCGAGCTTGGATTTAATGGAACGGAAGATCAACTGCAATCTATATTCAAAGCGTTTAAAGATTTAGCAGATAAGAAAAAAGACATTACAGAAGACGACTTGTTTGCGCTCATGACCGAGGCGACTCTTGGAGAAGCGGTCGCTCACTATGAATTAGAGGCGCTACAAGTAAATTACGGTACAAATAATATTCCGACTGCCACGATCACGTTAAATGTGCCATCTGTTGGAACGATCCAAGAAGCTGCGACTGGATCGGGTAGTGTGGAGGCGATCTATAACACGTTAGAACGCATGATTGATGGACCAGTCGTTTTAGAAGACTATCGAATTCAATCAATCAATGGCGGGCGAGATGCATTAGCTGAAGTGTATGTGAAAATTCAATATGATGGTGTGGAATCGACGGGACGAGGAACAGCACATGATGTATTAGAGGCATCGGCAAAAGCATACATTCATGCGATCAATCGTACCATTAGTCGCCGAGCTTTTAATGAAGAACAGAAAAAGCAAGTGAACGCGTAA
- the ilvC gene encoding ketol-acid reductoisomerase: MAKVYYNGDVNEAVLQGKKVAVVGYGSQGHAHALNMRESGVEVIIGLRKGKSWTQAEEDGFAVYTVKEAAAQADLIMVLLPDEHQPKVYKEEIEPELTPGKALAFAHGFNIHFNQIVPPETVDVFLAAPKGPGHLVRRTFEDGAGVPGLIAVYQDATGQAKEIALAYAKQIGSARAGVLETTFKEETETDLFGEQAVLCGGTTALVKAGFETLVEAGYQPEVAYFECLHELKLIVDLMYEGGLEGMRYSISDTAQWGDFVAGPQIVTEDTKLAMKKVLTDIQTGKFAKGWILENQANRPEFTAINEAEKNHPIEVVGRELREMMPFVKAKSKAKGVVASAKN, encoded by the coding sequence ATGGCAAAGGTATATTATAACGGAGATGTGAACGAGGCAGTATTACAAGGGAAGAAAGTCGCGGTAGTTGGATATGGTTCACAAGGGCATGCTCATGCATTAAACATGCGTGAAAGTGGAGTAGAGGTCATCATTGGATTACGAAAAGGGAAATCATGGACTCAAGCAGAAGAAGATGGATTTGCTGTTTATACAGTGAAAGAAGCTGCTGCTCAGGCTGATCTTATCATGGTATTACTTCCAGATGAGCATCAACCTAAAGTATACAAAGAAGAAATTGAACCAGAACTAACGCCTGGTAAAGCATTAGCCTTTGCACACGGATTCAACATTCATTTTAATCAAATTGTTCCTCCAGAAACAGTAGACGTATTTTTAGCCGCTCCAAAAGGACCTGGGCATCTTGTACGACGTACATTTGAAGATGGAGCGGGTGTTCCAGGATTAATCGCTGTGTATCAAGATGCAACAGGCCAAGCAAAAGAAATCGCTCTTGCTTATGCCAAGCAAATCGGTTCTGCGCGTGCTGGGGTACTTGAAACAACCTTTAAAGAAGAGACAGAAACAGACCTATTCGGTGAGCAAGCGGTCCTTTGTGGAGGAACGACAGCACTCGTTAAGGCTGGTTTTGAAACATTAGTAGAAGCTGGGTATCAGCCAGAAGTGGCGTACTTTGAGTGTCTACATGAATTGAAATTAATTGTTGACCTAATGTATGAAGGTGGTCTTGAAGGCATGCGTTACTCCATCTCAGATACGGCTCAATGGGGAGATTTCGTAGCAGGACCTCAAATCGTGACAGAAGATACGAAATTGGCGATGAAAAAAGTGTTAACAGATATTCAAACAGGTAAATTTGCGAAAGGTTGGATCTTAGAAAATCAAGCAAACCGTCCTGAATTTACCGCAATTAATGAAGCAGAGAAAAACCATCCAATTGAAGTGGTTGGTCGTGAACTTCGTGAAATGATGCCATTCGTTAAGGCAAAGTCGAAAGCCAAAGGAGTGGTCGCTAGTGCGAAAAATTAA
- the ilvN gene encoding acetolactate synthase small subunit — MKRTITALVNNSSGVLNRITGLFARRHYNIESITVGVTENSAVSRMTFVVLADRMENVEQVIKQLNKQVDVLKVKDITDEAIVARELALIKIVATPMQRGEIAALVNPFRASILDVGRESMTIQITGDQPKVEAFIDLLRPYGIKELARTGITAFNRGNKKPLTDSYRLTLIN, encoded by the coding sequence ATGAAACGTACGATTACAGCGCTAGTGAACAACTCATCAGGAGTTCTTAATCGTATTACAGGCTTGTTTGCAAGGCGTCATTACAACATTGAAAGCATTACGGTTGGAGTGACAGAGAATTCGGCGGTTTCAAGAATGACCTTCGTTGTATTAGCAGACCGCATGGAGAACGTGGAACAAGTGATAAAGCAATTAAACAAACAGGTGGATGTGTTAAAAGTAAAAGATATTACAGATGAAGCCATTGTTGCAAGAGAGCTAGCCTTAATTAAAATTGTTGCAACTCCAATGCAAAGGGGAGAGATTGCAGCACTGGTGAACCCTTTCCGGGCATCTATTTTAGATGTTGGACGTGAAAGTATGACGATCCAAATTACGGGTGATCAACCTAAAGTAGAAGCTTTTATTGATTTGCTAAGACCTTATGGAATTAAAGAGTTAGCAAGAACGGGTATTACAGCGTTCAATCGTGGCAATAAAAAGCCACTCACAGATTCTTATCGTTTAACATTAATCAACTAA